One Alcaligenes ammonioxydans DNA segment encodes these proteins:
- a CDS encoding branched-chain amino acid ABC transporter substrate-binding protein, which translates to MSFKLALVSTAVFGALAAGPALAADKVIKLGFAAPLTGPQAHYGEDMRNGLVLALEEANAQNIEIDGATARFELVAKDDQADPRTAVQVAQQIVDEGVDGVLGHFNSGTTIPASRVYNDAGIPQIAMATSPEYTQQGYDNTFRMMTSDTQQGAAVGQFIVKDLAAKKVALIDDRTAYGQGLTDQVARAVEKAGGQIVAREYTTDKANDFTSILTNIKSKQPDAIFFGGLDAQSGPMKRQMQTLDIKAPLVSGEMTRSDTFLRLAGGAANGTYASLAGVPLSTMAAGEKFAKDYQARFKAEPGVYAPYAYDGAWNMITAMKEAGSSKAEDYLPKLAALKRNGATSNNIAYDQNGDLKEIAVTIYEVKDGQWTMVKTMVSQAN; encoded by the coding sequence ATGAGCTTTAAATTGGCCTTGGTATCGACAGCGGTTTTTGGGGCACTGGCAGCAGGTCCGGCGTTGGCCGCTGACAAGGTCATCAAGCTGGGTTTTGCCGCCCCCTTGACGGGCCCTCAGGCGCACTACGGTGAAGACATGCGCAATGGCCTGGTGCTGGCGCTGGAAGAGGCCAATGCCCAGAACATTGAAATTGATGGCGCGACCGCCCGTTTCGAGTTGGTCGCCAAAGATGACCAGGCTGACCCGCGCACGGCGGTTCAGGTCGCCCAGCAGATTGTGGACGAGGGTGTGGATGGCGTGTTGGGACACTTCAACTCGGGCACCACCATTCCTGCCTCGCGTGTGTACAACGACGCGGGTATCCCCCAGATCGCCATGGCCACCTCGCCCGAGTACACCCAGCAGGGTTACGACAATACCTTCCGCATGATGACCAGCGACACTCAGCAGGGCGCTGCCGTGGGTCAGTTCATCGTCAAGGATCTGGCCGCCAAGAAAGTGGCCCTGATCGACGACCGTACCGCGTATGGCCAGGGTCTGACGGATCAGGTGGCCCGTGCCGTGGAAAAAGCAGGTGGTCAGATTGTGGCGCGTGAGTACACCACGGACAAAGCCAACGACTTTACCTCCATTCTGACCAACATCAAGTCCAAGCAGCCTGACGCCATCTTCTTTGGTGGTTTGGATGCGCAGTCCGGCCCCATGAAGCGTCAGATGCAAACGCTGGATATCAAAGCGCCACTGGTATCCGGTGAAATGACCCGCAGTGACACCTTCTTGCGTCTGGCAGGCGGGGCGGCCAACGGGACCTACGCCTCTCTGGCTGGTGTGCCTTTGTCCACCATGGCTGCTGGCGAGAAGTTTGCCAAGGACTATCAGGCGCGCTTCAAGGCAGAGCCGGGTGTCTACGCGCCTTACGCGTATGACGGTGCCTGGAACATGATTACGGCCATGAAAGAAGCCGGTTCGTCCAAGGCTGAAGACTATCTGCCCAAGCTGGCTGCTCTGAAACGGAATGGTGCGACCAGCAACAACATCGCCTACGACCAGAACGGTGATCTGAAAGAAATTGCCGTCACCATCTACGAGGTCAAAGATGGCCAGTGGACGATGGTGAAAACCATGGTCAGCCAGGCGAACTAA
- a CDS encoding branched-chain amino acid ABC transporter permease encodes MEILIQQLINGLTVGSVYALVALGYTMVYGIIGLINFAHGDVVMVGAMLATTVVLSLVGADPAGLSAWLMVGLALLAAIPVCMGIGWTAERYAYRPLRRAPRLAALITAIGVSFIVQNLAMMIWGRNYLSFPHIIEPMVFQVGDARISLLQILIIVGAAAIMSGLMVLVHRTRLGTAMRATAQNREVAGLMGVNINTVISAAFVIGSALAAVAGVMIVTYYGVAQYTMGFMLGLKAFTAAVLGGIGNLGGAMLGGLLLGLIEALGAGYIGDLTNGVFGSNYQDVFSFIVLILVLIFRPSGLLGERVGDRA; translated from the coding sequence ATGGAAATCCTGATACAACAACTAATAAATGGCCTGACCGTGGGCAGTGTCTACGCCCTGGTGGCGCTCGGCTACACCATGGTGTACGGAATTATTGGCCTGATTAATTTTGCGCATGGTGACGTCGTCATGGTTGGGGCGATGCTGGCCACGACAGTGGTGTTATCGCTGGTAGGCGCAGACCCGGCAGGCTTGTCTGCCTGGCTGATGGTCGGCTTGGCTTTGTTGGCCGCCATCCCTGTTTGCATGGGCATAGGCTGGACCGCCGAACGTTATGCCTATCGGCCCTTGCGTCGTGCGCCTCGTTTGGCGGCGCTGATTACCGCCATTGGTGTGTCCTTTATTGTGCAGAACTTGGCCATGATGATCTGGGGCCGCAATTATCTGAGTTTTCCGCACATTATTGAGCCCATGGTTTTCCAGGTGGGCGATGCGCGCATCAGCTTGCTGCAAATTCTGATTATTGTCGGTGCCGCCGCGATCATGTCCGGTCTGATGGTACTGGTGCATCGTACCCGTTTGGGCACTGCCATGCGCGCCACTGCCCAGAACCGGGAAGTGGCGGGCTTGATGGGGGTGAACATCAACACGGTGATTTCCGCCGCTTTTGTCATCGGTTCGGCCCTGGCTGCCGTGGCCGGTGTGATGATCGTCACTTATTACGGGGTGGCTCAATACACCATGGGCTTTATGCTGGGACTGAAAGCGTTTACCGCCGCCGTTCTGGGTGGCATTGGCAATTTGGGCGGCGCCATGCTGGGTGGCTTGCTGCTGGGCCTGATCGAAGCCTTGGGTGCCGGTTACATCGGTGACCTGACCAACGGCGTCTTTGGCAGCAACTATCAGGATGTGTTCTCGTTCATCGTGCTGATCCTGGTGCTGATTTTCCGTCCCTCGGGCCTGTTGGGTGAGCGTGTGGGAGATCGCGCATGA
- a CDS encoding ABC transporter permease subunit, which produces MAGQSWVRTLNFALLYVMLALGLNIVVGFAGLLDLGYIAFYAVGAYVWAMLASPHFGLHLPFWMVLPAGIALAAVFGVLLGFPVLRLRGDYLAIVTLGFGEIIRIFMNNLDAPINITNGPQGINRVDTFKIGDFIFGKAETLFGIRITGPEKYYYLLLLITLLIVFICVRLQHSRIGRAWEAIREDEIAAKAMGINTRNVKLLAFAMGATFGGVAGGLFASMQGFVSPESFSLTESIAVLCMVVLGGMGHIPGVIVGALLLSVFPELLRSVVVPLQQSVFGDVILDPDGIRMLLFGFALVLVMIYRPEGLWPSAVRRRERKMKQVQA; this is translated from the coding sequence ATGGCCGGTCAGAGCTGGGTCCGTACCCTGAACTTTGCCTTGCTCTATGTGATGCTGGCACTGGGCCTGAACATCGTGGTGGGTTTTGCCGGCCTGCTGGATCTGGGCTATATCGCGTTCTATGCGGTAGGCGCCTATGTCTGGGCTATGTTGGCCTCGCCACATTTTGGATTGCATTTGCCCTTCTGGATGGTGTTGCCAGCCGGTATTGCCCTGGCAGCGGTATTTGGCGTTTTGCTGGGCTTTCCGGTGCTGCGCCTGCGTGGGGACTATCTGGCCATCGTGACTTTGGGGTTTGGTGAGATTATCCGCATCTTCATGAACAATCTGGATGCGCCCATCAACATCACCAACGGCCCGCAAGGGATCAATCGGGTCGATACCTTCAAGATTGGTGATTTCATATTCGGTAAAGCGGAAACCCTGTTTGGCATACGGATAACCGGGCCGGAAAAGTACTATTACCTGCTTTTGCTGATCACCCTGCTGATTGTGTTCATCTGCGTGCGCTTGCAGCACTCCCGTATTGGGCGCGCCTGGGAAGCCATTCGTGAAGATGAAATTGCGGCCAAGGCTATGGGCATCAATACCCGTAACGTCAAACTGCTGGCTTTTGCCATGGGCGCAACCTTTGGTGGCGTGGCCGGCGGTCTGTTTGCTTCCATGCAAGGCTTCGTCAGCCCAGAGAGTTTCAGCCTGACCGAATCGATCGCCGTGCTGTGCATGGTTGTGTTGGGAGGGATGGGACATATCCCCGGAGTGATCGTGGGTGCCTTGCTGCTTTCCGTCTTCCCCGAGTTGCTGCGCTCCGTCGTGGTGCCCTTGCAGCAAAGCGTGTTTGGCGACGTGATTCTGGACCCGGACGGCATCCGTATGCTCCTGTTTGGTTTTGCTCTGGTACTGGTCATGATCTACCGCCCGGAAGGGCTATGGCCCTCCGCGGTGCGCCGTCGTGAGCGCAAAATGAAGCAGGTGCAAGCATGA